In a genomic window of Shouchella clausii:
- the rbsK gene encoding ribokinase: MVKRKVAVIGSINMDMVTSTDHVPAQGETVMGKGFKTVPGGKGANQAVAAARLGADVRMIGRVGDDAFGELLKQGLQDEGVCVDHVEPVTHCSSGVATILLSDGDNRIIVTAGANEYVNEAFLSTCEEVIADSDIVLIQLEIPLKAVEYAIALCKKHQVPVILNPAPAQKLSQQTYENSTWITPNESEQAQLFANTNVHLKEKLIVTQGAAGVIWTENGVEQRIAGHRVMPVDTTGAGDTFNGALAVALASGKPMREAVMYANAAAALSVQSFGAQGGMPSKEEVAAFLLERQ, from the coding sequence GTGGTTAAACGAAAAGTGGCTGTCATTGGTAGCATTAACATGGATATGGTGACGAGTACGGACCATGTGCCAGCTCAAGGAGAAACCGTAATGGGAAAGGGCTTTAAAACAGTGCCTGGTGGTAAAGGGGCAAATCAAGCTGTGGCTGCAGCTAGGCTTGGTGCTGACGTCCGCATGATAGGGCGTGTTGGCGATGATGCTTTTGGCGAGCTGCTAAAGCAGGGGCTTCAAGATGAAGGTGTTTGTGTGGATCATGTGGAACCCGTTACACACTGTAGTTCCGGAGTAGCTACGATTCTGCTTTCAGATGGGGATAACCGAATTATTGTCACAGCTGGAGCAAATGAATATGTGAACGAAGCATTTTTATCCACATGTGAAGAAGTGATTGCAGACAGTGATATTGTGTTGATTCAATTGGAAATTCCGTTAAAAGCAGTTGAGTATGCAATTGCCCTTTGTAAGAAACATCAAGTACCGGTCATTCTTAATCCAGCGCCAGCACAGAAGTTATCGCAACAAACGTATGAGAATAGTACATGGATTACGCCTAATGAGTCAGAGCAGGCACAGTTGTTTGCAAATACGAATGTTCATTTAAAAGAGAAACTAATTGTTACCCAAGGCGCTGCTGGCGTGATATGGACAGAGAATGGGGTGGAACAACGTATTGCTGGTCATCGCGTTATGCCAGTAGATACAACAGGTGCAGGTGATACCTTTAACGGCGCACTGGCTGTTGCGCTTGCAAGCGGAAAGCCAATGCGAGAGGCGGTGATGTACGCTAATGCAGCGGCAGCGTTATCGGTACAGTCATTTGGCGCTCAGGGCGGGATGCCGAGTAAAGAAGAGGTGGCTGCTTTTCTGTTGGAAAGACAGTAG
- the rbsD gene encoding D-ribose pyranase: MKKLGILNRDIARVLASLGHTDQIVIADCGLPIPSGVECIDLSIRLGVPNFVDVLTEVLADMEVESMMAATEVRTESPSIHQELENRQISIRYLPHDELKAETSKAKAIIRTGECAPYANVILRAGVIF, translated from the coding sequence ATGAAGAAATTAGGCATCTTAAATCGTGATATTGCCAGGGTGCTTGCGTCACTAGGGCATACAGACCAGATCGTCATAGCAGATTGCGGATTACCAATACCGTCTGGCGTTGAATGCATCGATCTTTCCATTAGGTTAGGTGTACCCAATTTTGTTGATGTTCTAACAGAAGTATTGGCAGATATGGAAGTAGAGTCAATGATGGCGGCAACAGAAGTTAGAACAGAAAGCCCGTCCATTCATCAGGAACTGGAAAACAGGCAAATATCCATTCGTTATTTGCCTCATGATGAATTGAAAGCGGAAACAAGTAAAGCGAAAGCAATCATCCGTACAGGGGAATGTGCACCATACGCCAATGTCATCTTACGCGCAGGGGTTATTTTCTAA
- a CDS encoding sugar ABC transporter ATP-binding protein: protein MIVEMSQISKSFSGNHVLKNVSFTLEKGEIHALMGENGAGKSTLMKILTGIYPRDEGVVRVKGKEVAYTHPKEAEKDGIAVIHQELNILPELSVAENLFLGNEYTVGKTGWLKTKKMNEYAEQQLAELGLKVKASDRAGALSVGKQQLIEIAKALMTNADIIIMDEPTAALTDREIDTLFTVIRGLQEKGVTFVYISHRMEEIFSLCQRITVLRDGNYVSTKVIAETSFDEIVKLMVGRELGGRYPDHDLEPGAVKLAVKNVSRKNEFESVTFEVREGEIFGIAGLMGAGRSEVVESIFGYRHLHSGTIEIDQKPVVFKRPVDAIENGIAFVPEDRKTKGLIVNFSVRDNLSITNLATVSSGSMMSFTKEQALYQELVKKLGVRTSGPHQKAKSLSGGNQQKVVIAKWLGMKPKVLILDEPTRGVDVGAKKEIYTIMNELAKQGVAIIMVSSELPEIIGMSTRVAVMFEGKLMKVLDRNELSEETIMHYATGGDKHVHQ from the coding sequence ATGATTGTTGAAATGAGCCAGATAAGCAAGTCATTTAGTGGAAACCACGTGTTGAAAAATGTGTCCTTCACGCTTGAAAAAGGAGAAATTCACGCGTTAATGGGCGAGAATGGTGCTGGTAAGTCTACCCTTATGAAAATTTTAACGGGCATTTATCCAAGGGATGAAGGGGTTGTCCGTGTGAAAGGGAAGGAGGTTGCCTACACGCACCCAAAAGAGGCGGAAAAAGACGGAATTGCTGTCATTCATCAAGAACTCAATATTTTGCCGGAGCTGTCAGTTGCAGAGAATTTGTTTCTTGGCAATGAATACACCGTTGGAAAAACGGGTTGGCTTAAAACAAAAAAAATGAACGAATATGCTGAACAACAGCTGGCCGAGCTTGGTCTTAAAGTAAAAGCTTCGGACCGGGCAGGTGCTTTATCGGTCGGAAAGCAGCAATTGATTGAAATTGCCAAAGCCCTTATGACAAATGCAGACATTATCATTATGGACGAGCCAACAGCAGCGCTAACAGACCGGGAAATTGATACATTGTTTACTGTTATTCGTGGCTTGCAGGAGAAAGGTGTGACTTTCGTTTATATATCGCATCGAATGGAAGAAATCTTCTCCTTGTGCCAACGTATTACAGTCCTTCGTGATGGAAACTATGTGAGCACGAAAGTCATTGCCGAGACGAGTTTTGATGAGATCGTCAAATTAATGGTCGGTCGGGAGCTTGGAGGTCGCTACCCTGATCATGATTTAGAACCAGGTGCGGTAAAACTCGCCGTAAAAAATGTGAGTAGAAAAAATGAATTTGAAAGCGTTACCTTTGAGGTGCGGGAAGGTGAAATCTTTGGTATTGCTGGTTTGATGGGGGCGGGGCGCTCAGAAGTGGTGGAAAGCATTTTTGGCTATCGGCATTTGCATAGTGGCACGATTGAAATCGATCAAAAACCAGTTGTATTTAAACGACCGGTTGATGCAATTGAGAATGGTATTGCCTTTGTGCCAGAAGACCGAAAAACAAAAGGACTTATCGTTAATTTTTCAGTTCGGGACAATCTCTCCATAACGAACTTAGCAACCGTTTCTTCGGGAAGCATGATGTCTTTTACAAAAGAACAGGCTCTTTATCAAGAACTTGTAAAGAAGTTAGGTGTTCGTACCTCTGGACCACACCAAAAAGCGAAATCACTGAGTGGAGGAAACCAGCAAAAAGTGGTTATCGCTAAATGGCTAGGTATGAAGCCGAAAGTGCTCATTTTGGATGAACCAACTCGGGGCGTTGATGTAGGTGCGAAAAAAGAGATCTATACAATTATGAATGAACTGGCCAAGCAAGGTGTGGCAATTATAATGGTTTCTTCAGAACTGCCGGAAATTATCGGCATGAGCACACGCGTTGCCGTGATGTTTGAAGGCAAATTAATGAAAGTACTTGACCGCAATGAGTTATCAGAAGAAACGATTATGCACTATGCGACGGGAGGAGACAAACATGTTCACCAATAA
- a CDS encoding ABC transporter permease subunit: MRREETNMFTNKRVKALTATLGPFIGLFLIILIISILNPGFLSAPNLLNVLRQVSINALIAFGMTFVILTGGIDLSVGAILAFSGAVTATLLSSGMDPILAILIGLLVGAALGAINGIIIAKGKVAPFIATLATMTIYRGATLMFTDGRPVSNLGDSTLFQMLGGGYFFGIPMPAITMMISFVILYLILKKTTFGRRVYAVGGNEEASILSGIKVDRIKIYVYSLTGFLAAVAGVILTSRLNSAQPTAGTMYELDAIAAVVLGGTSLTGGKGWIVGTLIGALIIGVLNNGLNLLGVSSFFQQVVKGSVILLAVLLDRRKTA, encoded by the coding sequence ATGCGACGGGAGGAGACAAACATGTTCACCAATAAACGAGTCAAGGCATTAACAGCGACGCTTGGCCCATTTATCGGCCTTTTCCTTATCATATTGATTATTAGCATTTTAAACCCAGGGTTTTTATCAGCACCGAATCTCCTCAATGTCCTTCGGCAAGTATCCATTAATGCGCTCATTGCATTTGGAATGACGTTTGTCATTTTGACAGGTGGGATTGATTTATCAGTTGGTGCAATTCTTGCTTTTTCTGGAGCGGTCACTGCAACCTTACTTTCGTCAGGGATGGACCCGATCTTAGCGATCTTAATTGGATTGCTTGTTGGAGCAGCACTTGGTGCAATAAATGGCATAATCATTGCAAAAGGAAAAGTAGCACCATTTATTGCGACACTGGCGACGATGACGATTTACCGCGGCGCGACCTTAATGTTTACAGATGGCAGGCCTGTATCAAACTTAGGTGATTCTACATTGTTCCAAATGCTTGGAGGCGGCTACTTTTTTGGAATTCCAATGCCGGCGATTACGATGATGATTAGCTTTGTTATCTTGTACTTGATTTTAAAGAAAACCACATTTGGCCGTCGCGTATATGCAGTTGGTGGCAATGAGGAAGCATCGATTCTATCAGGCATCAAAGTCGACCGAATTAAGATTTACGTATACTCTCTGACTGGATTTTTGGCAGCCGTTGCTGGTGTGATTTTAACGTCGAGGCTAAATTCAGCTCAACCAACGGCTGGCACGATGTACGAACTCGACGCGATTGCTGCGGTTGTGCTCGGGGGAACGAGTTTAACAGGAGGAAAAGGGTGGATTGTCGGCACGCTTATTGGTGCGTTAATCATAGGAGTGTTGAATAATGGGTTGAATTTGCTTGGTGTCAGCTCTTTTTTTCAGCAAGTGGTTAAAGGCAGTGTCATTTTACTTGCAGTCTTGCTTGATCGTAGAAAAACAGCTTAA
- the rbsB gene encoding ribose ABC transporter substrate-binding protein RbsB, with protein sequence MKKRQLSVAIIGIAALMAACSMESPVSEESEPVDGSKGGANDGEFTVGFSISTMNNPFFVTLEEGGKAKATELGLEMISVDAQDDNAKQINDVEDLIQRGVDLILVNPTDSSAVAAAIEAANAADIPVITVDRAADSGEVVTHIASDNIAGGEMAGELLLELVGEGATVAELEGIPGSSAARERGEGFNNVADGNLHVAAKQTANFDRAEGLAVMENILQSNPDITGVFAHNDEMALGALEAVSAIGRDDIVVVGFDATDDAVNSVESGGLAGTVAQQPTLIGEEALEAAFSVLNGEEIDDFIPVELKLIQQ encoded by the coding sequence ATGAAAAAACGACAATTATCGGTTGCAATCATCGGAATCGCTGCACTAATGGCGGCTTGTTCAATGGAATCTCCAGTTTCTGAGGAATCAGAGCCAGTAGACGGTTCCAAAGGTGGTGCAAATGACGGTGAATTCACAGTTGGCTTTTCCATTTCAACAATGAACAACCCGTTTTTTGTCACTTTAGAAGAAGGGGGAAAAGCGAAAGCAACTGAACTTGGGTTGGAAATGATTTCAGTCGATGCGCAAGATGACAATGCCAAACAAATCAATGATGTGGAAGATTTAATCCAGCGGGGAGTAGATTTAATTCTTGTGAACCCAACAGATTCTTCTGCAGTGGCAGCAGCTATTGAAGCAGCGAATGCAGCGGACATCCCTGTGATTACTGTTGACCGTGCAGCTGACAGCGGTGAAGTTGTCACACATATTGCATCCGATAACATCGCGGGTGGTGAAATGGCTGGTGAATTATTGCTTGAGCTTGTTGGCGAAGGGGCGACTGTTGCTGAACTTGAGGGCATCCCCGGCTCATCGGCGGCACGTGAACGGGGAGAAGGATTTAACAACGTCGCAGATGGGAATTTACATGTAGCTGCAAAACAAACGGCTAATTTTGATAGAGCAGAAGGCTTGGCAGTGATGGAAAACATCTTGCAAAGCAATCCCGACATTACTGGTGTGTTTGCCCATAATGACGAGATGGCGCTCGGTGCACTCGAAGCTGTATCCGCTATTGGTCGTGACGATATTGTTGTTGTTGGATTTGACGCCACAGATGACGCTGTAAACTCTGTTGAAAGCGGAGGTTTGGCAGGAACCGTTGCTCAACAACCAACGCTAATTGGAGAAGAAGCGTTGGAGGCAGCATTCTCTGTTCTGAACGGTGAAGAGATTGATGATTTTATTCCTGTCGAACTTAAATTGATTCAACAGTAG
- a CDS encoding DUF6792 domain-containing protein: MRLENNTRNAITALQYENGKQLDIDSFKQVLDSYNITTIDYNDITIYKSSGENIDSPIGNDGAAIHHYNEEKGINDVYYIFRGTEVDLEAAEDVAYDMVGVVAGVSTAQIRHAQRFYKTVESDIAKKTNGDEITRYGDGHSLGGHLIVSVALIEKNFDDVRGLNDAPVNLRQLASLDSDFVDYLESATDILDISDIPEEELVLLARNFYAAEANTISHTRVKGEPLYAQSIPYTFYPGASIHYLGDMKTPEFPDVLTPRTPWPGLTEVFSRPPTFGTFVSLGLGINADLDRVAYNANINHLLQFITIIGEEMTVAELSELIGTAKDNPWAALSGMPESVKERLKEEVGLGHIVGGLWALKNTAAMKKCLL; this comes from the coding sequence ATGCGACTTGAGAACAACACCCGCAATGCTATTACCGCTCTCCAGTATGAAAACGGAAAGCAATTAGATATTGACTCCTTTAAACAAGTGCTCGATTCTTATAACATTACCACCATCGACTACAATGACATTACGATTTATAAAAGCAGTGGCGAAAATATTGACTCCCCTATCGGCAACGACGGTGCTGCGATTCACCACTACAACGAGGAAAAAGGCATTAACGACGTTTACTACATTTTTCGTGGCACTGAAGTTGACCTCGAAGCAGCTGAAGATGTCGCTTACGATATGGTTGGTGTAGTTGCGGGTGTCTCGACTGCGCAAATAAGACACGCTCAACGTTTTTATAAGACCGTTGAATCAGATATTGCCAAAAAGACAAATGGTGACGAAATTACACGCTATGGCGATGGCCATTCCCTTGGAGGCCATTTGATCGTTAGTGTCGCCTTAATTGAAAAAAACTTTGATGACGTACGCGGTTTAAATGATGCGCCTGTTAACTTAAGACAACTCGCCTCTTTAGACAGTGATTTCGTTGATTACTTAGAAAGCGCCACAGATATATTAGACATCTCCGACATACCCGAAGAAGAGCTCGTTCTCCTTGCTCGCAACTTTTATGCTGCTGAAGCGAACACCATTAGCCATACACGCGTGAAAGGGGAGCCTCTTTATGCGCAATCGATTCCGTATACGTTTTATCCAGGGGCAAGCATTCATTACTTAGGCGATATGAAAACGCCTGAATTTCCTGATGTGCTTACGCCAAGGACGCCGTGGCCTGGATTAACGGAGGTATTTTCCAGACCTCCTACGTTTGGTACGTTTGTTTCCCTTGGGCTTGGCATAAATGCAGATTTAGATCGGGTTGCCTATAACGCCAATATCAATCATCTTTTGCAATTTATCACGATCATTGGCGAGGAAATGACGGTTGCCGAGCTTTCGGAATTAATCGGCACAGCTAAAGACAATCCGTGGGCAGCACTTTCAGGCATGCCTGAATCTGTAAAAGAGCGCCTGAAAGAGGAGGTAGGACTCGGCCATATCGTCGGCGGGTTATGGGCCTTAAAAAATACAGCCGCTATGAAAAAGTGCTTGCTGTGA
- a CDS encoding GyrI-like domain-containing protein — MKLTIISSVRTNNFNDDRLVEKIAGLWKEASIHLNQDQIIYGVYHNYESDYKGNYTLSVAIEDSQGNPSLKIPKNGNYEISPVDTTDEQDVVHTWKTIWEREDSRTLKRAYTYDFEKYYPNGDIEIYIAIEH; from the coding sequence ATGAAACTAACAATCATAAGCAGTGTGCGAACCAATAATTTTAATGACGATCGGTTGGTGGAAAAGATTGCAGGATTGTGGAAGGAAGCTTCAATTCATTTAAACCAAGATCAGATAATCTATGGTGTGTATCATAATTATGAGAGTGACTATAAGGGGAATTATACATTAAGCGTTGCGATAGAAGATAGCCAAGGCAATCCTTCATTGAAAATACCAAAGAACGGAAACTATGAAATTTCCCCTGTCGACACAACCGATGAACAAGATGTGGTTCACACGTGGAAAACGATTTGGGAACGAGAGGATTCACGGACATTGAAGAGGGCATACACATACGATTTTGAAAAGTATTATCCAAATGGAGACATTGAGATTTACATAGCCATTGAACATTAA
- a CDS encoding DUF6792 domain-containing protein — MGSVFDNEMVQIRITDLEYRFPKMTDEEIIEAIERIYLEEMGRPLNTNINIERMDAHSASSDAKGTALVLANNEDPDNVNEVVFISRGSVSPEDWIDNLFGVGVGTGGGGYAEDTEAFLKEVGKKHNLDKDIPIYAFAHSKGHNTVAAIQLKEAHFIEVNTFNGAQSNAIQQIRYDDDFRRAVEREFNLSRLNTESVHSIPAAELEAFAQEYYKDKGANIHQTRSKSDFLYALDSFPGMFVVGNVATYRTDHENKGFVEAVEAIPQEELQALLHFLAPYGNVYGEEGVAGVMEEAFGDALAYYKDHPNAEPLDIGAMKTTVAVLVDELGEAGYLSEEDARQLKWHLQLILTEVEAIYERIHEGEGLSISRMLEDGLFAGLLYKLSMEDRIATINKLFDGIAKAADEHHSLEALMNEIAEGKSYQNGDLYLEGSAGGDEIKLNLSKTLDAYEAVKKVLDQQDTLLERYLAVVEHEYMDFYNHKKKQLAAKMSVMESNYRAYQHLLPSSYGGLITNLRFRESFLPLEGAPLEGVAWLVKQNRESIGEKAEAMRQAVEEMFDVEHNVAGMFAYLSG, encoded by the coding sequence ATGGGTAGCGTTTTCGATAACGAAATGGTGCAAATACGAATTACAGACCTTGAGTATCGTTTTCCTAAGATGACCGATGAGGAAATCATTGAAGCGATTGAACGAATATACCTTGAAGAAATGGGGAGGCCCCTTAACACGAATATTAATATTGAACGTATGGATGCCCATTCAGCATCGTCTGATGCAAAAGGGACGGCGCTTGTCTTGGCTAACAATGAAGATCCTGATAATGTGAATGAAGTGGTGTTTATCTCCCGGGGCAGTGTGTCACCTGAAGATTGGATCGACAATTTGTTTGGTGTTGGTGTCGGCACGGGAGGAGGTGGATATGCAGAAGACACAGAAGCCTTTCTTAAGGAAGTAGGAAAAAAACATAACCTCGATAAAGACATCCCAATCTATGCTTTCGCCCATTCAAAAGGGCACAATACGGTAGCTGCGATTCAACTTAAAGAAGCCCATTTCATAGAAGTAAACACATTTAATGGTGCGCAGTCTAATGCGATTCAACAAATACGTTATGACGATGATTTCAGAAGAGCGGTAGAAAGGGAATTTAACCTCTCACGATTAAATACTGAATCTGTCCACTCCATCCCCGCCGCAGAACTCGAAGCGTTTGCCCAGGAATATTACAAAGACAAAGGGGCTAATATCCATCAAACCCGCTCCAAGAGTGATTTTTTGTATGCGCTTGATTCCTTTCCAGGGATGTTTGTTGTGGGCAATGTGGCAACGTACCGTACGGACCATGAGAACAAAGGATTTGTCGAAGCTGTGGAAGCGATTCCTCAAGAAGAGTTGCAGGCGTTGCTTCATTTTCTAGCCCCGTATGGCAATGTTTATGGGGAGGAAGGGGTTGCCGGTGTTATGGAAGAGGCGTTTGGTGATGCATTGGCTTATTACAAAGACCACCCAAACGCTGAGCCGCTTGATATTGGAGCGATGAAAACGACGGTTGCTGTACTCGTCGATGAGTTGGGGGAAGCGGGGTATTTGTCTGAGGAAGATGCCCGGCAGCTGAAATGGCATTTGCAGCTAATATTGACGGAAGTAGAGGCGATCTATGAGCGGATTCATGAAGGAGAAGGCCTGTCGATTAGCCGGATGCTAGAAGATGGCCTGTTTGCTGGATTATTGTATAAGTTGTCGATGGAGGATCGGATCGCAACGATCAATAAACTGTTTGACGGAATCGCGAAAGCGGCGGACGAGCATCATAGCCTTGAAGCGCTCATGAATGAAATCGCTGAAGGCAAGTCTTATCAAAATGGCGATTTGTATTTGGAAGGTTCTGCTGGTGGGGACGAAATTAAGCTGAATTTGAGCAAAACGTTAGACGCGTATGAAGCTGTAAAAAAGGTTCTTGATCAACAAGATACACTGCTGGAGCGCTATTTGGCAGTGGTTGAGCATGAGTACATGGACTTTTACAATCATAAGAAGAAACAACTGGCTGCCAAAATGAGCGTTATGGAGAGCAACTACCGCGCTTACCAGCATTTGTTGCCTAGTTCCTATGGCGGGCTCATCACCAATTTGCGTTTTCGTGAATCGTTTTTGCCGCTTGAAGGCGCGCCACTTGAAGGCGTTGCTTGGTTGGTCAAGCAAAACCGGGAGTCAATCGGAGAGAAAGCGGAGGCGATGCGCCAAGCAGTGGAAGAGATGTTTGATGTCGAACACAATGTGGCCGGCATGTTTGCTTATTTATCAGGATAA
- a CDS encoding aminoglycoside phosphotransferase family protein — MDSLKRLLHDHYDLHAQTISPQKGGWAALAYRVETKERTYFLKMYEKSRTSTPKWTALIDEYVPTLIWLNEQNDLNGKVPVPILTKNGQCKCEDDNGIFLLYEHIEGETIGPQQLTNDQVEQLATIIAALHAIGETAPIATAQLKEDFSLPFAVSLYKLLTEQLPTLPDDIQTTIALFSQPLLSLIESTDKRANTLKQRPLRYALCHTDLHHWNLMTSQGDLVLIDWEGLKLAPVEADMMFIVDECYNNAFMNHYRKRHPNYVIDQECLAFYQGRRKLEDIWEFLEQLLFDEQKPTERAAILEGLEKELEAVAKACL, encoded by the coding sequence ATGGACAGCTTAAAACGATTATTGCATGACCATTACGACTTACATGCACAAACGATTTCTCCGCAAAAGGGCGGCTGGGCAGCACTTGCGTATCGAGTCGAAACAAAGGAACGTACGTATTTCTTGAAAATGTACGAAAAGAGCAGAACATCCACGCCAAAATGGACAGCACTCATTGATGAATACGTGCCCACCCTCATTTGGCTAAACGAACAAAACGATTTAAACGGCAAAGTGCCAGTGCCGATCCTTACCAAAAATGGCCAATGCAAATGCGAAGACGATAATGGCATTTTTCTACTTTATGAGCACATCGAAGGCGAAACAATCGGTCCGCAACAACTAACAAACGACCAAGTTGAGCAATTGGCTACAATCATCGCAGCGCTTCACGCCATCGGGGAAACAGCGCCTATTGCGACTGCACAGCTAAAGGAAGACTTCTCATTGCCTTTTGCCGTCTCCTTATACAAACTGCTGACAGAGCAACTACCGACGTTGCCTGATGACATTCAAACAACCATTGCGCTTTTTTCACAACCACTTCTGTCACTAATTGAGTCAACCGATAAACGGGCAAACACGCTTAAACAGCGGCCGCTCCGCTATGCGTTATGTCACACCGACTTGCACCATTGGAATCTAATGACGTCACAAGGAGACCTGGTTTTAATTGACTGGGAAGGATTGAAGCTCGCGCCAGTAGAAGCCGACATGATGTTTATCGTCGATGAATGTTACAACAATGCGTTTATGAATCACTATCGCAAGCGCCATCCCAACTATGTCATTGACCAAGAATGTTTGGCCTTTTATCAAGGCAGACGGAAGCTCGAAGATATTTGGGAATTTCTTGAACAACTGCTGTTTGACGAACAAAAGCCAACAGAGCGGGCAGCTATATTAGAGGGATTGGAAAAAGAATTGGAAGCTGTGGCAAAGGCCTGCCTGTGA
- a CDS encoding L,D-transpeptidase family protein, with amino-acid sequence MYFHSVQQGETLSSIAADYRISLPHLIQANPTINPNQLFIGQSIIIPGLPNPNTIPYEIHVSLSQHQLTLLHNGSVVKIYPIAVGKMLTQTPTGNFVIINKAPNPGGPFGTMWMSLSKQHYGIHGTNDPASIGQSVSHGCIRMHNEDVEELAATVPIGTRVRIEP; translated from the coding sequence ATGTATTTCCATAGCGTCCAGCAAGGCGAAACGTTATCGTCCATTGCCGCTGACTATCGAATTTCTTTGCCCCATCTTATTCAAGCCAATCCAACGATCAACCCGAATCAACTATTCATTGGCCAATCGATTATCATACCTGGCCTTCCCAATCCCAACACGATCCCTTATGAAATTCATGTCTCCCTTTCCCAGCATCAGTTGACCTTGCTCCACAATGGCTCTGTTGTAAAAATCTATCCCATTGCTGTCGGAAAAATGCTGACGCAAACGCCAACTGGAAATTTTGTCATTATTAACAAAGCGCCCAACCCCGGAGGGCCATTCGGAACAATGTGGATGTCGCTTTCCAAACAACATTATGGCATCCATGGCACAAATGATCCGGCTTCAATTGGCCAGTCTGTCTCCCATGGCTGTATTCGCATGCACAATGAAGATGTCGAAGAACTCGCCGCTACTGTCCCAATCGGAACGAGAGTGCGAATTGAACCGTAG
- a CDS encoding erythromycin esterase family protein: protein MFEKFADKRLKWKEQINEQIIPLDEGEWKQLDRFIKGKQIVLLGENSHWVSEYYTNKIKLVQYLHEKHGFRVLILESGLVEASTTEFFGNRNLEYAMENGLLGIYHNEEMTTLFTNECLKGLTIAGMDVQPVSNDCSKRILSCVEQEMGGHVANKLEDVEATFFELVAQIRNEVKLAKDTKNQLKQLVEGYEEVISLMETEMQTGVYSKRLQLIYRGIVNRKQWLLVNLKGRFRSGSLRDVFMYENLMWLLDYYKGEKIIVWSHNYHIRKNRSLLLKGLGIKMVGHLLAKQYSHVLLSIGFYAGSGTCLSPYKQPYDISIKNKYHLEKLLMEFNRDALFLPVNVNAIGKKRPWYKQNWWLLEMKWLGMAPLVIKPYKFYDAIFFVKHVNPPNYWEDQD from the coding sequence ATGTTTGAAAAATTTGCAGATAAACGCCTGAAATGGAAAGAACAAATCAATGAGCAAATCATCCCTTTGGACGAAGGAGAATGGAAGCAGTTAGATCGGTTTATAAAAGGGAAGCAGATCGTATTACTCGGTGAAAATTCACATTGGGTGAGCGAATATTATACAAATAAAATAAAGCTCGTTCAATATTTACATGAGAAGCATGGCTTTCGTGTGCTTATACTTGAAAGTGGTCTTGTCGAAGCGAGCACAACTGAATTTTTTGGAAATCGAAACCTTGAATATGCAATGGAAAACGGATTATTGGGGATTTATCATAATGAGGAAATGACTACGCTTTTTACGAATGAGTGTTTAAAGGGTTTGACGATTGCGGGAATGGACGTGCAGCCGGTTAGTAACGACTGTTCGAAGCGTATCCTCTCGTGTGTGGAACAAGAAATGGGCGGACATGTAGCCAATAAACTAGAAGACGTCGAAGCGACATTTTTTGAATTGGTTGCACAAATAAGAAATGAGGTCAAGTTGGCGAAAGACACGAAGAATCAGCTGAAACAATTGGTCGAGGGGTACGAAGAGGTGATCTCGTTAATGGAGACAGAGATGCAAACAGGAGTGTACTCTAAAAGGCTGCAATTAATTTATCGGGGAATCGTGAACCGAAAGCAGTGGTTGCTCGTTAACTTAAAAGGACGTTTTCGTTCAGGAAGCTTGAGAGATGTGTTTATGTATGAAAACCTTATGTGGTTGCTTGACTACTATAAAGGCGAGAAAATCATTGTTTGGTCACACAACTATCATATTCGCAAAAACCGATCTCTTTTATTAAAAGGATTGGGAATAAAGATGGTAGGGCATTTGCTTGCGAAACAATATTCTCATGTTCTTCTTTCAATCGGCTTTTATGCGGGTAGCGGTACATGTTTGTCCCCTTACAAGCAACCATACGACATTTCTATCAAAAATAAATACCATCTTGAAAAACTGCTAATGGAATTTAATCGCGACGCGCTGTTTTTGCCAGTGAATGTTAATGCAATCGGCAAAAAACGTCCTTGGTACAAACAAAACTGGTGGCTGCTTGAAATGAAATGGCTAGGGATGGCCCCGCTCGTTATCAAGCCATACAAGTTTTATGATGCGATTTTTTTTGTTAAGCATGTAAATCCGCCAAACTATTGGGAGGATCAGGACTAA